Genomic segment of Malus domestica chromosome 15, GDT2T_hap1:
TATTTTGGATTGACTGTGTTTTACTTGCCTGAGTCTCCACGGTGGCTCGTTAGTAAAGGAAGAATGGCCGAGGCTAAGAAAGTTCTGCAGAGACTACGTGGACGGGAAGATGTTTCAGGTGCATAATGTGGTGCATTTGAATTTatgaatgcttatgtttttGGAGAAGATATTGTGCTTATGTCTAAAAATATAGCGGGGTTTTcccttttcgattttttgaatgCTTAATTTTCTTTAGAATTGATTGATATGCAGGTGAGATGGCTTTGCTATTTGAGGGACTTGGAGTTGGAGGGGAAGCATCGTTGGAAGAGTACATAATTGGCCCGGCCAATGAGGGTGGTGAGGGCCAGGAAATGGCTTCAGATAAAGATCAAATAAGGCTGTATGGACCGGAGGATGGGAGGGCTTCGATGCTTGGAGGGAGGGCTTCAATGATTGCAAAATCTGTCACAGGACAAGCCAATCTTGGCTTGGTGTCACGACAAGGAAGCTTGTTGAATCCGAATGTGCCTTATGTGGATCCACTTGTTACTCTATTTGGCAGTGTCCATGAGAAGCTGCTTCCCGAAAACACAGGAAGTATGCGCAGCCTTCTTAATTTGCCTAACATGGGCAGCATTCTCAACATGGGCAGCATTCTCAACATGGGCAGCGTGCTAAATGTGGTGCCCCCTGAAAGCCAAGACAAGACGGAGAATTGGGATTTGGAGGGGGATGGAAATGCAGCTGATTTCGATGACAATGTTCGAAGGCCATTGCTCTCAGGTCAAAAATCAGCAAGCATGGTAAATGACATGATGCCTAGAAAGTCCAGTAGCTTCTTTGGCATGAGGCGCAATAGCAGCCTCATGCCGGGGACtagtggtgaagctttgagtaGTATGGACATTGGCGGTGGCTGGGCATTGGCATACAAATACTCTGAGAAGGTTGGCAAAGATGGAAAAAAGACAGAAGAGTACCAAAGAGTCTATCTGCACCAGGAGGGTGCACTTGAGTCTCGACGAGGCTCAATGCTTTCAGTTGCTGGCGGTCCTGAAATGGCTCAAGAAGGTGAATATTTCCAAGCTTCTGCTCTGGTTAGCCAACCTTCTCTAATTTCCAAGAGGAACCAACTGAGCCAGCATCGCGGAGAAGGAAAGACTGAGACCCAGGACACTGTTGTTGAAGGATCCATTTGGAAGGATCTCTTAGAACCAGGAGTTAAACGTGCATTGTTCGTCGGGGTGGCAATTCAAATTCTTCAGCAGGTACTAATTCATGCTTTTGAGTAAATGTGGTAGAAACAGTTATATTGTAATATGTACTAGACACTCCTAATTAATCCGTCTGAGAGTTTTGAATATTATCTGATTGTTTTCTCATCTTTGCAGTTCTCCGGCATAAATGGGGTTCTTTACTACACTCCCCAAATTCTTGAGCAAGCAGGGGTGGCAATTCTCCTATCGGATTTAGGCCTTAGTTCCACCTCTTCATCTATTCTCATAAGTGCTCTCACAACCCTATTGATGCTTCCGTCTATCGGCATTGCCATGAGACTAATGGATACTTCTGGCAGAAGGTATAGTAGTTCCCTTGCTTCACAAGTAAACCATTAACTGTTAACTTCATCTCTTACTCGTCTGTCTTCGCCGCAGGTCGCTGTTGCTGACTACATTACCGGTACTAACTGGCACCCTCCTAGTACTAATTTTCGGACAACTTGTCCATTTGGGTTCAGTTGTCAATGCAACAATTTCTACCATTAGCGTTGTGGTCTACTTCTGCACCTTTGTCATGGGGTTCGGACCGATCCCTAACATCCTTTGCTCGGAGATCTTCCCGACTCGGGTCCGTGGCATATGCATTGCCATATGTGCCCTGACATTTTGGATTGGAGACATCATTGTGACTTACACACTGCCTATCATGCTCACGTCGATTGGCCTTGCCGGTGTTTTTGCTATATATGCTGTTGTGTGCACCATTTCTTGGGTGTTTGTTTTCTTAAAGGTGCCAGAAACAAAGGGAATGCCCTTAGAAGTTATCTCTGAGTTCTTTTCTGTGGGTGCAAAGCAGGCAGAAATTGATGAAAAGTTGACTTGATAGTCAAGGAATTGATGATCATGTTGTTTGGAGTTTTGTTCTTTGTTATATTTACATTTGATTTGTCCTGTTGTATATATAATCTTTGGATATGTGAGATTCTAGCAAGTCATCTCTTGAAACGAAGTATGG
This window contains:
- the LOC103435012 gene encoding monosaccharide-sensing protein 2-like, with translation MWGAVFVAIAAAIGNLLQGWDNATIAGAVLYIKREFKLESQPTIEGLIVAMSLIGATVITTFSGPVSDSLGRRPMLIISSVLYFLSGLVMLWAPNVYVLLLARLLDGFGIGLAVTLVPVYISETAPPEIRGLLNTLPQFTGSGGMFFSYCMVFGMSLMDAPSWRLMLGVLSIPSLLYFGLTVFYLPESPRWLVSKGRMAEAKKVLQRLRGREDVSGEMALLFEGLGVGGEASLEEYIIGPANEGGEGQEMASDKDQIRLYGPEDGRASMLGGRASMIAKSVTGQANLGLVSRQGSLLNPNVPYVDPLVTLFGSVHEKLLPENTGSMRSLLNLPNMGSILNMGSILNMGSVLNVVPPESQDKTENWDLEGDGNAADFDDNVRRPLLSGQKSASMVNDMMPRKSSSFFGMRRNSSLMPGTSGEALSSMDIGGGWALAYKYSEKVGKDGKKTEEYQRVYLHQEGALESRRGSMLSVAGGPEMAQEGEYFQASALVSQPSLISKRNQLSQHRGEGKTETQDTVVEGSIWKDLLEPGVKRALFVGVAIQILQQFSGINGVLYYTPQILEQAGVAILLSDLGLSSTSSSILISALTTLLMLPSIGIAMRLMDTSGRRSLLLTTLPVLTGTLLVLIFGQLVHLGSVVNATISTISVVVYFCTFVMGFGPIPNILCSEIFPTRVRGICIAICALTFWIGDIIVTYTLPIMLTSIGLAGVFAIYAVVCTISWVFVFLKVPETKGMPLEVISEFFSVGAKQAEIDEKLT